From a single Collimonas pratensis genomic region:
- a CDS encoding alpha,alpha-trehalose-phosphate synthase (UDP-forming) — MHINNNQVLASPADTDTQTNDELSISAQERLPSTPSSSFELAGLPPRKKRKMPETSSSSNVPKRQVVVSNRLIDPKKPAAVIPSPRSVLFVSNAGVNVNSPQAEGTGGGLVPAVASVAKLPGNFWLFTNKKVSEVFTVAENTFDDGGKVRQFPLSHKQHIGFYEEFANQVIWPACHYRADLIMPAPKIETYREVNDLFALQVIDRLNVAPDSIVLIQDYHHMVLPKILREKGIENPIGYFHHIPIPTPEEAYKMPNHKELMSSLLSCDLVGLQTNNDVENFCNYVKEHLHGTSVRLEDGSYDVIVSGTATRVKSFPIGIDVPEFLSGKTDENDRALLTKVENEVTLGRTVIGGVDREDWTKDILGRLQAYADLLEVNPSLYGQLVFVQVAAPSRSDLPAYKEAHDEIAKFVAEINNKYGTKNDHGTTSWTPVIYHNELVSRASLPELFRLIDIYVASSPWDGQHLGVKEFAAAQGQDVHPGVMVMSTGVGASEEFSQTSEQFRQRSMFPSGDIPALAVYLRSLIGMTKEERKEMSEKIRESVNTYNVHGWLAPQLEFLSMINRPSDKSAGKQ, encoded by the coding sequence ATGCACATCAATAACAATCAAGTTTTAGCCAGTCCAGCCGATACAGATACCCAAACTAACGACGAGCTTTCCATATCAGCACAGGAACGCTTACCTTCCACACCAAGCAGCTCATTTGAGCTTGCAGGTTTGCCCCCACGCAAAAAGCGCAAGATGCCTGAGACATCGAGTTCATCGAATGTGCCGAAACGGCAGGTCGTTGTGTCGAACCGGTTGATCGACCCCAAAAAACCTGCGGCAGTCATTCCCTCACCCCGCAGTGTGCTCTTTGTGTCGAACGCAGGGGTCAACGTTAATTCTCCACAAGCGGAAGGTACAGGAGGCGGACTGGTACCAGCAGTGGCTTCGGTAGCCAAGCTGCCCGGAAATTTTTGGCTTTTTACGAACAAAAAAGTTAGTGAAGTATTCACTGTCGCAGAAAATACTTTTGACGATGGAGGAAAAGTAAGACAATTTCCTCTGAGCCACAAGCAGCATATTGGGTTTTATGAAGAATTCGCGAACCAAGTAATTTGGCCTGCCTGCCATTACAGAGCGGATTTGATAATGCCAGCCCCCAAGATAGAGACCTATCGGGAGGTCAACGACTTATTTGCGCTGCAGGTAATCGACCGGCTGAACGTGGCGCCGGACTCAATTGTGCTTATTCAGGATTATCATCATATGGTGCTTCCAAAAATCCTGCGGGAAAAAGGCATCGAAAATCCGATAGGCTACTTCCACCATATACCGATACCGACGCCTGAAGAGGCCTACAAAATGCCTAACCACAAGGAATTGATGTCGTCGCTGCTCTCCTGCGATCTCGTCGGGCTACAGACCAACAATGACGTGGAAAATTTTTGCAATTACGTGAAAGAGCATTTGCATGGTACCTCGGTGAGGCTTGAAGACGGTTCATATGACGTGATCGTTTCCGGCACGGCAACCCGCGTAAAGTCTTTTCCTATCGGCATTGATGTTCCAGAGTTTTTAAGCGGCAAAACAGACGAGAATGACCGAGCCTTACTAACCAAAGTAGAAAATGAAGTTACACTGGGACGCACGGTGATAGGCGGCGTTGATCGGGAAGATTGGACTAAAGACATTCTCGGGCGCCTTCAAGCATATGCTGATTTGCTTGAGGTGAATCCCTCTCTTTACGGACAGTTGGTATTTGTCCAAGTTGCGGCGCCATCACGGTCAGATTTGCCCGCATATAAGGAAGCTCACGATGAGATCGCAAAGTTTGTGGCGGAGATCAATAATAAGTATGGAACTAAAAACGACCATGGAACTACATCTTGGACGCCTGTCATTTACCACAACGAATTGGTGAGTCGCGCGTCTTTGCCAGAACTTTTTCGGTTGATCGATATATACGTGGCATCGTCTCCGTGGGATGGTCAGCATCTTGGGGTCAAGGAATTCGCCGCTGCGCAAGGCCAGGATGTACATCCTGGCGTCATGGTGATGTCCACCGGTGTGGGAGCGTCAGAAGAATTCTCTCAAACCTCGGAGCAATTCCGTCAACGTAGTATGTTCCCATCAGGCGATATTCCCGCTCTCGCCGTTTATTTAAGAAGTTTGATTGGCATGACGAAAGAGGAACGCAAAGAAATGAGTGAAAAAATCCGTGAATCTGTGAATACGTATAACGTACATGGGTGGCTCGCACCTCAGCTAGAATTTCTGTCCATGATCAATCGCCCTTCGGATAAGTCGGCCGGCAAGCAATGA
- a CDS encoding pilin yields the protein MKSSHRLSANLENGFTLIELMMVVAIIGIIAAIAFPAYQDYVAKAKWSAALAEVSSGKTGLESTIFQASTLTPAIVGLQTSTSNCDMTVGGPPDGSADNTLACSIKGGPASVATKTITLKRLANNAATDAGKWTCVTTAMQKYVGSDAICTGI from the coding sequence TTGAAATCATCGCATCGATTGTCTGCAAATTTGGAAAACGGCTTCACGCTGATTGAGTTGATGATGGTCGTGGCGATAATCGGGATTATCGCAGCGATTGCTTTTCCCGCATATCAGGATTATGTAGCCAAAGCCAAATGGTCTGCGGCGCTGGCGGAAGTTTCCTCTGGTAAAACCGGGCTTGAATCGACTATTTTCCAGGCCAGCACTCTCACACCCGCGATAGTTGGATTACAGACCTCGACATCCAATTGCGACATGACCGTTGGCGGCCCACCCGATGGCAGCGCGGACAATACACTGGCTTGCAGCATTAAAGGCGGGCCCGCATCTGTTGCGACCAAAACCATCACGTTGAAGCGCCTTGCCAACAACGCGGCAACCGATGCCGGTAAATGGACATGTGTGACTACCGCCATGCAAAAATATGTCGGATCAGATGCCATTTGCACGGGTATCTGA
- the recX gene encoding recombination regulator RecX, which produces MAKLQISLKGRALRYLSAREHSRMELARKLSRYAQEGDDIEALLDTLEAAKLLSQSRFSESLIHRRAHRYGNSRILSELQSHGIDAESLVDIKADLASGEVARAREVWRKKFNQLPADAAERAKQMRFLLQRGFSHRAIQAAIKGGDNDTDDY; this is translated from the coding sequence ATGGCCAAACTGCAAATCAGCCTGAAGGGTAGGGCGCTGCGCTATCTGTCGGCGCGCGAGCACAGCCGCATGGAACTGGCGCGCAAATTGTCGCGCTATGCGCAGGAAGGCGATGACATCGAAGCCTTGCTCGATACGCTGGAAGCGGCCAAGCTGCTGTCGCAATCACGCTTCTCAGAATCCCTGATCCACCGCCGCGCCCATCGCTACGGCAACAGCCGCATCCTCTCCGAGCTGCAAAGTCACGGCATTGATGCCGAATCATTGGTGGATATCAAGGCCGATCTGGCCAGTGGCGAAGTTGCCCGCGCGCGCGAGGTCTGGCGCAAGAAATTCAATCAGCTCCCGGCGGATGCAGCCGAACGGGCAAAGCAGATGCGCTTCCTGCTGCAGCGAGGGTTTTCTCATCGGGCGATACAGGCAGCGATCAAAGGCGGGGACAACGACACCGACGATTACTGA
- a CDS encoding Stp1/IreP family PP2C-type Ser/Thr phosphatase: MLVIWQPPNLYHLFSPNMSRHMPLEFAAKTDIGMVRVQNEDTVVVDAGLQLAILADGMGGYNAGEVASSIATVAIQEEIESQLQEYRRLQKPEEELPTRLWLMQAVRQANSTIINAARREPEYRGMGTTLVVAWFEPEGQVSIAHVGDSRAYRVRDGLLEQLTRDHSLLQEQIDAGLIRPEDAQFALNRNIVTRAVGIDYQLVVEVHQHALQAGDLYLLCSDGLSDRIGDGDISNIISDAQGDLKMACTMLINAANQCGGQDNVSVILVRVAQNE; encoded by the coding sequence ATGCTTGTAATCTGGCAACCGCCTAATCTGTATCATCTTTTTTCACCGAACATGTCTCGACATATGCCGCTTGAGTTTGCCGCCAAAACGGATATTGGTATGGTGCGAGTACAAAACGAAGACACCGTCGTCGTCGATGCCGGCTTGCAGCTGGCGATCCTGGCCGACGGCATGGGCGGCTACAACGCCGGCGAAGTCGCTAGCAGCATCGCCACCGTCGCCATCCAGGAAGAAATCGAAAGCCAGCTGCAGGAATACCGCCGCTTGCAAAAGCCGGAAGAGGAATTGCCGACCCGTCTGTGGCTGATGCAAGCCGTGCGCCAGGCCAACAGCACCATCATCAACGCCGCCCGCCGCGAGCCGGAATACCGCGGCATGGGCACCACCCTGGTGGTGGCCTGGTTCGAGCCTGAAGGCCAGGTCAGCATCGCCCACGTCGGCGATTCGCGCGCCTACCGCGTCCGCGACGGCTTGCTGGAGCAATTGACGCGCGACCACTCCCTGCTGCAGGAACAGATCGACGCCGGCCTGATCCGTCCGGAGGATGCGCAATTTGCGCTCAACCGCAATATCGTCACGCGTGCGGTCGGCATCGACTATCAGCTGGTGGTGGAAGTTCATCAGCATGCCCTGCAGGCCGGCGACCTGTATCTGCTCTGTTCCGACGGCTTGTCGGACCGCATCGGCGACGGCGATATCAGCAACATCATCAGCGACGCCCAGGGCGACCTCAAGATGGCATGCACCATGCTTATCAATGCTGCCAACCAATGCGGTGGGCAGGATAATGTGTCAGTGATACTGGTCAGGGTGGCGCAGAACGAATGA
- the sucC gene encoding ADP-forming succinate--CoA ligase subunit beta: MSVRREARMKIHEYQGKEILRQFGVTTPRGIPCLSVDDAVKAAETLGGSVWVVKAQIHAGGRGKGGGVKVAKSLEQVREYANQILGMQLITHQTGPEGQKVRRLLIEEGADIKQELYVSMVTDRVSQRVVLMASSEGGMDIEEVAASHPEKIHQVVIDPATGLTDAEADSISTLIGVPAGSIADARVQLQGLYKAYWDTDCSLAEINPLIVTGSGKVIALDAKFNFDANALFRHPEIVAYRDLDEEDPAEIEASKFDLAYISLDGNIGCLVNGAGLAMATMDTIKLFGGEPANFLDVGGGATAEKVTEAFKIMLKNPGLKAILVNIFGGIMRCDVIAEGVITASKAVSLQVPLVVRMKGTNEEIGKKMLADSGLPIIAADSMEEAAQKVVAAANGK; this comes from the coding sequence ATAAGTGTCAGAAGGGAAGCTCGCATGAAAATCCATGAGTATCAGGGTAAAGAAATTCTCCGCCAGTTCGGAGTGACAACACCGCGTGGCATCCCGTGCCTGAGCGTCGATGACGCGGTCAAGGCTGCCGAAACACTGGGCGGCTCGGTCTGGGTCGTCAAAGCCCAGATCCATGCCGGCGGTCGCGGCAAGGGCGGCGGCGTCAAGGTCGCCAAGTCGCTGGAACAAGTGCGCGAATACGCCAACCAGATCCTCGGCATGCAGCTGATCACGCATCAGACTGGCCCAGAAGGCCAGAAAGTGCGTCGCCTGCTGATCGAAGAGGGCGCTGACATCAAGCAAGAACTGTACGTCAGTATGGTTACCGACCGCGTCAGCCAGCGCGTGGTGCTGATGGCATCCAGCGAAGGCGGCATGGACATCGAAGAAGTCGCAGCCAGCCATCCAGAAAAGATTCATCAAGTCGTCATCGATCCAGCTACCGGCCTGACCGATGCCGAGGCTGACAGCATCAGCACCCTGATCGGGGTTCCTGCCGGTTCGATCGCCGATGCGCGCGTCCAGTTGCAAGGTCTGTACAAGGCTTACTGGGATACCGATTGCTCGCTGGCGGAAATCAACCCGCTGATCGTCACCGGTTCCGGCAAGGTCATCGCCCTGGACGCCAAGTTCAACTTCGACGCCAACGCCCTGTTCCGCCACCCAGAAATCGTCGCTTACCGCGACCTGGACGAAGAAGATCCAGCCGAAATCGAAGCTTCCAAGTTCGACCTGGCTTACATCTCGCTGGACGGCAATATCGGCTGCCTGGTCAACGGCGCCGGCCTGGCCATGGCCACCATGGACACCATCAAGCTGTTCGGCGGCGAACCTGCCAACTTCCTCGACGTCGGCGGCGGCGCTACTGCTGAAAAGGTCACCGAAGCATTCAAGATCATGTTGAAGAACCCAGGCCTGAAAGCCATCCTGGTCAACATCTTCGGCGGCATCATGCGCTGCGACGTGATCGCTGAAGGCGTCATCACTGCATCCAAGGCCGTTTCGCTGCAAGTGCCGCTGGTGGTCCGCATGAAGGGCACCAACGAAGAAATCGGCAAGAAGATGCTGGCCGACTCCGGCCTGCCGATCATCGCGGCAGACAGCATGGAAGAGGCGGCGCAGAAGGTTGTTGCTGCGGCCAACGGTAAATAA
- the recA gene encoding recombinase RecA, with product MDDKKSAVNPDKSKALAAALAQIEKQFGKGSVMRMDDGAVVEEVQVVSTGSLGLDIALGVGGLPRGRVVEIYGPESSGKTTLTLQTIAEMQKLGGTCAFIDAEHALDVGYAQKLGINLSELLISQPDTGEQALEITDALVRSGGVDLIVIDSVAALTPRAEIEGDMGDSLPGLQARLMSQALRKLTGSINRTNTLVIFINQIRMKIGVMFGNPETTTGGNALKFYASVRLDIRRTGSIKSGDEVIGNETKVKVVKNKIAPPFKEAHFDILYGEGTSREGEILDLGSDAKIVEKSGAWYSYNGERIGQGKDNARTYLKERPELAREIENKVRASLGVPLLGEIKAAEGGDKADKAAAKANKAAAAAAAKAEEPV from the coding sequence ATGGACGATAAAAAATCCGCCGTCAACCCGGATAAAAGCAAGGCCCTTGCCGCGGCCTTGGCGCAGATCGAAAAGCAGTTCGGCAAAGGTTCGGTCATGCGGATGGACGACGGCGCCGTGGTCGAAGAAGTGCAAGTGGTCTCGACCGGCTCGCTCGGCCTGGACATCGCGCTCGGCGTCGGCGGCCTGCCGCGCGGCCGCGTGGTCGAAATCTACGGTCCGGAATCCTCCGGCAAGACCACACTGACCCTGCAAACCATCGCCGAAATGCAAAAGCTGGGCGGCACCTGCGCCTTCATCGATGCGGAACACGCGCTGGACGTCGGCTATGCCCAGAAACTGGGCATCAACCTGTCCGAACTGCTGATCTCGCAACCGGATACCGGCGAACAGGCGCTGGAAATCACCGATGCGCTGGTGCGCTCCGGCGGCGTCGACCTGATCGTCATCGACTCGGTGGCGGCCTTGACGCCACGCGCCGAAATCGAAGGCGATATGGGCGATTCCCTGCCTGGCCTGCAAGCGCGCCTGATGTCGCAAGCGCTGCGCAAGCTGACCGGCAGCATCAACCGCACCAACACCCTGGTCATCTTCATCAACCAGATTCGCATGAAGATCGGCGTCATGTTCGGCAATCCGGAAACCACCACCGGCGGCAATGCCCTCAAGTTCTACGCTTCGGTGCGCCTGGATATCCGCCGCACCGGCTCGATCAAGTCCGGCGACGAAGTCATCGGCAACGAAACCAAGGTCAAGGTCGTCAAGAACAAGATCGCGCCGCCATTCAAGGAAGCGCACTTCGACATCCTGTATGGCGAAGGCACATCGCGCGAAGGTGAAATCCTCGATCTCGGTTCCGATGCCAAGATCGTTGAAAAGTCGGGCGCCTGGTACAGCTACAACGGCGAACGCATCGGCCAGGGCAAGGACAATGCACGCACCTACCTGAAAGAACGTCCGGAACTGGCGCGCGAGATCGAAAACAAGGTACGCGCATCGCTGGGCGTGCCGCTGCTGGGCGAGATCAAGGCTGCCGAGGGCGGCGACAAGGCTGACAAAGCCGCTGCCAAGGCCAATAAAGCTGCTGCAGCCGCGGCCGCCAAGGCTGAAGAGCCGGTCTGA
- the sucD gene encoding succinate--CoA ligase subunit alpha, with the protein MSILINKDTKVVTQGITGKTGQFHTRGCRDYANGKNAFVAGVNPKKAGEDFEGIPIFANVSEAKAATGANVSVIYVPPAGAAAAIWEAVEAELDLAICITEGIPVRDMLALKDRMAKAGSKTLLLGPNCPGLITPDEIKIGIMPGHIHKKGRIGVVSRSGTLTYEAVGQLTALGLGQSSAVGIGGDPINGLKHIDIMKMFNDDPETDAVIMIGEIGGPDEANAAYWIKDNMKKPVVSFIAGVTAPPGKRMGHAGALISGGADTAQAKLDIMEACGITTTKNPSEMARLLKAML; encoded by the coding sequence ATGTCGATCCTGATCAACAAAGACACTAAAGTCGTCACCCAAGGCATTACCGGCAAGACCGGTCAATTCCATACCCGCGGCTGCCGCGATTACGCAAACGGCAAGAACGCTTTTGTCGCTGGCGTGAACCCGAAAAAAGCCGGCGAAGATTTCGAAGGCATCCCGATTTTCGCTAACGTTTCTGAAGCCAAGGCCGCTACCGGCGCCAACGTTTCCGTGATCTACGTGCCGCCAGCAGGCGCGGCAGCAGCGATCTGGGAAGCCGTCGAAGCTGAACTCGACCTGGCCATCTGCATCACTGAAGGTATCCCGGTCCGCGATATGCTGGCATTGAAAGACCGCATGGCAAAAGCCGGCAGCAAGACACTGCTGCTGGGCCCTAACTGCCCAGGCCTGATCACGCCGGACGAAATCAAGATCGGCATCATGCCGGGCCACATCCACAAGAAGGGCCGCATCGGCGTGGTTTCGCGCTCCGGCACCCTGACTTATGAAGCAGTCGGTCAATTGACCGCACTGGGCCTGGGCCAGTCTTCGGCAGTCGGCATCGGCGGCGATCCGATCAACGGCTTGAAGCACATCGACATCATGAAGATGTTCAATGACGATCCTGAAACCGATGCCGTCATCATGATCGGCGAAATCGGTGGTCCGGACGAAGCGAATGCCGCTTACTGGATCAAGGACAACATGAAGAAGCCAGTGGTCAGCTTCATCGCCGGCGTTACCGCTCCTCCGGGCAAGCGCATGGGCCATGCCGGCGCGCTGATCTCGGGCGGCGCTGACACTGCACAAGCCAAGCTGGACATCATGGAAGCGTGTGGCATCACCACGACCAAGAATCCATCGGAAATGGCGCGTCTGTTGAAGGCGATGCTGTAA
- a CDS encoding DUF7706 family protein produces MGELTSIEFQDNAEATFTITITHATGHTILIKDEALAIIHFMTRIGWPDLLKHSKNNDEAYVMMRAIDKAQTAFCNAQHRPI; encoded by the coding sequence ATGGGCGAATTGACTAGTATCGAGTTCCAAGACAACGCTGAAGCGACATTTACGATTACGATTACGCACGCGACCGGGCATACCATCTTGATCAAAGATGAGGCCTTGGCGATAATCCATTTTATGACGCGAATTGGATGGCCGGATTTACTCAAACATTCAAAAAATAACGACGAAGCATATGTAATGATGAGAGCAATTGATAAAGCTCAAACGGCGTTTTGTAATGCCCAGCATCGGCCCATATAG
- a CDS encoding FHA domain-containing protein — protein MAKIILTKGGTVIQEMTLTKERTTIGRRAHNDLVIDNLAISGEHAVIITIYNDSFLEDLNSTNGTQVNGHPVTKHFLQHNDVIQMARYKLLYQVDTDEEIKDNRPKMFPVPRPDATITVLDGPSAGKEMLLTKVLTTIGRPGIQVAIVTRRPHGYELTHVEGQTYTRVNDTPLNAGARALKDEDVIDIAGTLMKFSWKAV, from the coding sequence ATGGCGAAGATCATCCTGACCAAAGGCGGCACCGTAATACAAGAGATGACGCTCACCAAAGAGCGCACCACCATCGGCCGCCGCGCCCACAATGACCTGGTCATCGACAACCTCGCCATCAGCGGCGAGCATGCGGTCATCATCACTATCTACAACGACTCGTTTCTGGAAGACCTCAACAGTACCAACGGCACCCAGGTCAACGGCCATCCGGTCACCAAGCACTTCCTGCAGCATAACGATGTGATCCAGATGGCTAGGTATAAATTGTTGTACCAGGTTGATACGGATGAGGAAATCAAGGATAACCGGCCGAAGATGTTTCCGGTGCCGCGGCCGGATGCGACTATTACCGTGCTGGATGGACCTAGCGCCGGCAAGGAGATGCTGTTGACCAAGGTGCTGACGACGATTGGCCGGCCTGGTATCCAGGTAGCAATTGTGACGCGCCGGCCGCATGGCTACGAGTTGACCCATGTAGAAGGGCAGACCTATACCCGGGTCAATGACACCCCTTTGAACGCAGGTGCCCGGGCATTGAAGGATGAGGACGTAATTGATATTGCAGGGACTTTGATGAAGTTTTCCTGGAAGGCCGTTTAG
- a CDS encoding pilin has translation MKSMQMIKRAQRGFTLIELMIVVAIIGILAAIALPAYQDYVAKSQVASSLAEITPGKTQIETKLAEPTLVTAAADIGLQAKTSRCSAIDVTNAATGASSITCTMIGGAQVNGKKIIWTRVDDSKGGAWACNTEVLMKLAPKECPGV, from the coding sequence ATGAAATCGATGCAAATGATTAAACGTGCTCAGCGCGGCTTTACCCTGATCGAATTGATGATCGTCGTGGCGATTATCGGTATTTTGGCAGCAATTGCTTTGCCAGCTTACCAAGATTACGTAGCAAAATCACAAGTTGCTTCTTCGCTGGCAGAAATTACCCCGGGTAAAACACAAATTGAAACAAAACTCGCTGAACCCACTCTAGTAACTGCCGCTGCAGATATCGGTTTGCAGGCCAAAACGAGCCGTTGCAGCGCAATCGATGTCACAAACGCCGCCACAGGCGCTTCTTCAATTACATGCACTATGATTGGCGGTGCGCAAGTTAACGGGAAGAAAATTATCTGGACTCGTGTTGATGATAGCAAAGGTGGTGCATGGGCATGCAATACTGAAGTTCTCATGAAGCTTGCGCCAAAGGAATGCCCAGGCGTCTAA
- a CDS encoding M48 family metalloprotease: MQFPLRTLLAALLSVCCVLPPMPVTAVQNLPTLGDTSRETLSPLMERKLGEEVMHDIRRDPDYMNDAPLLEYLNNFGWTLVAARPEVRGEAGFDFFFFAVRDPVLNAFALPGGFIGVHSGLLLAAQSESELASVLAHEIGHVAQRHIARMVGSQKQDSMIALASMLLGMLAMRGSSDVGSAVMMGGTGLAMQRQLNFSRDAEREADRIGLSILDSGGFDTSGMVAFFGRLQTASRNYSDSLPPYLLTHPLTTERIADIEARIREQRYRQHADSLDFQLIRARVRVLQDDSEQGRRDSQYFFDSQLKQNTKQQIVAAKYGMAFLAFQREDYGQAEQLLQEVIAAAAPAKQSLVLTDLGIEIMLATKREVEALKLVQQAQLQFPLSRGLAHQYARVLIASKRFEEASKYLREQAQLYRQDADVQDLLAKAYSALGKRALQHMALAESYVLTGSVPAALDQLKIARNSPDAEFYDQSMIDARERELQERWKDELKASKER; this comes from the coding sequence ATGCAATTTCCACTGCGGACACTACTGGCAGCGCTGCTAAGCGTTTGTTGCGTCCTGCCGCCCATGCCTGTAACTGCGGTGCAAAACCTGCCGACCCTGGGCGATACCTCGCGCGAAACACTTTCCCCGCTGATGGAGCGCAAGCTGGGCGAGGAGGTGATGCACGATATCCGCCGCGATCCGGACTACATGAACGATGCGCCGCTTCTGGAATACCTGAATAACTTCGGCTGGACCCTGGTCGCGGCGCGGCCGGAGGTGCGCGGCGAGGCGGGGTTTGATTTCTTTTTCTTTGCGGTGCGCGATCCTGTCTTGAACGCATTCGCCTTACCGGGCGGTTTCATCGGCGTGCATTCCGGCCTGCTGCTAGCGGCGCAGAGCGAATCGGAGCTGGCTTCGGTGCTGGCGCATGAAATCGGCCATGTGGCGCAGCGCCATATCGCGCGCATGGTGGGGAGCCAGAAGCAGGATTCCATGATTGCGCTGGCGTCGATGCTGCTGGGGATGCTGGCGATGCGCGGCAGCAGCGATGTCGGCTCGGCGGTGATGATGGGCGGCACCGGGCTGGCGATGCAGCGGCAGCTGAACTTCAGCCGTGATGCCGAGCGTGAGGCGGATCGGATCGGCTTGTCTATCCTGGATTCTGGTGGCTTTGACACTAGCGGCATGGTGGCGTTTTTTGGCCGTTTGCAAACGGCTTCGCGTAATTATTCGGATAGCCTGCCGCCGTATCTGTTGACGCACCCACTGACCACTGAACGTATCGCCGATATCGAAGCGCGCATCCGCGAGCAGCGTTATCGGCAGCATGCGGACAGCCTGGATTTTCAGCTGATCCGGGCGCGGGTGCGGGTGCTGCAGGACGATAGCGAACAGGGGCGGCGAGACTCCCAGTATTTCTTTGATTCGCAACTCAAGCAGAATACCAAGCAGCAGATTGTCGCGGCTAAATATGGCATGGCTTTCCTGGCGTTTCAGCGCGAGGATTATGGCCAGGCTGAGCAGTTGCTGCAGGAAGTGATTGCAGCAGCGGCGCCGGCCAAGCAGAGCCTGGTGCTGACCGACCTTGGGATTGAGATCATGCTGGCGACCAAGCGCGAGGTGGAGGCCTTGAAGCTGGTGCAGCAGGCGCAGTTGCAATTTCCTTTGTCGCGCGGGCTGGCGCATCAGTATGCGCGGGTGTTGATTGCTTCCAAGCGTTTCGAGGAGGCTAGCAAGTACCTGCGCGAGCAGGCGCAGCTGTACCGGCAGGATGCCGATGTGCAGGATTTGCTGGCCAAGGCATATTCGGCGCTGGGCAAGCGGGCTTTGCAGCATATGGCTTTGGCGGAGTCTTATGTGCTGACGGGGAGTGTGCCGGCGGCTTTGGATCAGTTGAAGATTGCGCGGAATTCGCCGGATGCGGAGTTTTATGATCAGTCGATGATTGATGCGCGGGAGCGGGAGTTGCAGGAGCGGTGGAAGGATGAGTTGAAGGCTTCCAAAGAACGCTAG
- the moaC gene encoding cyclic pyranopterin monophosphate synthase MoaC produces MTSKTPPATNLTHFDSTGQAHMVDVGGKDDTHRIAVASGCIRMKAETLALIQSGTAKKGDVLGIARIAGIMATKRTSDLIPLCHPLALTRVAVDFSIDEGTSSVTCVAQAETVGKTGVEMEALTAVQIGLLTIYDMCKAVDRGMVITDVRVMEKRGGKSGDWVAD; encoded by the coding sequence ATGACCAGCAAAACTCCACCAGCAACCAACCTGACCCATTTCGATTCAACCGGCCAGGCCCACATGGTCGATGTCGGCGGCAAGGACGACACTCACCGCATCGCCGTCGCCAGCGGTTGTATCCGTATGAAGGCAGAGACGTTGGCCTTGATTCAATCAGGCACGGCAAAAAAAGGCGATGTGCTGGGGATTGCACGTATCGCCGGCATCATGGCGACCAAGCGTACCAGTGATCTGATTCCCTTGTGCCATCCTCTGGCGTTGACTCGGGTGGCAGTCGATTTCAGCATTGATGAAGGTACTTCAAGCGTTACATGCGTTGCGCAGGCGGAAACCGTAGGGAAGACTGGGGTAGAGATGGAAGCACTGACTGCGGTGCAGATCGGTTTGCTGACGATCTATGACATGTGCAAGGCGGTAGACCGGGGGATGGTCATTACTGACGTTCGGGTAATGGAAAAACGGGGTGGCAAATCGGGAGACTGGGTGGCGGATTGA
- a CDS encoding DUF2889 domain-containing protein codes for MSLTPSISRRALKHTRAIHIEAFVRDDGLWELDAHLIDTKPFDLSLPSGKLPAGAALHSLWLRLTLDRQFTIVEVEANSEAVPYQGYCNTINPAYETLVGLSLVKGFRHTLKERIGGALGCTHLTELAQILPTAALQAFGGEIDRSADPAAEQRKPPQLDRCHALRSEGAVVAQYYPKWAISPPAAVDKQTHLSNQAISFK; via the coding sequence ATGTCTCTGACACCTTCCATTTCCCGCCGAGCGTTGAAGCACACCCGCGCGATTCACATCGAAGCATTTGTGCGCGATGACGGCTTGTGGGAACTGGATGCGCACCTGATCGATACCAAGCCTTTTGACCTTTCTTTGCCTTCTGGCAAGCTGCCTGCCGGCGCAGCACTGCACAGCCTGTGGCTGCGGCTGACGCTGGATCGCCAGTTCACGATTGTCGAGGTTGAGGCAAATTCGGAAGCTGTGCCGTATCAGGGTTATTGCAATACCATCAACCCCGCGTATGAAACCCTGGTCGGCCTGAGCCTGGTCAAGGGCTTCCGTCATACGCTCAAGGAGCGCATCGGCGGCGCCCTGGGGTGCACCCATTTAACCGAGCTGGCGCAAATCCTGCCGACCGCTGCCTTGCAGGCATTCGGCGGCGAGATAGACCGCAGCGCCGATCCGGCCGCCGAGCAGCGCAAGCCGCCCCAGCTCGATCGCTGTCATGCTTTACGTAGTGAAGGCGCAGTCGTCGCCCAATATTATCCGAAGTGGGCAATCAGCCCACCAGCCGCAGTAGACAAACAAACACATTTATCCAACCAAGCAATTTCATTTAAATAA